The genomic segment GTCATAGGCTGGATAGGGGCAATAGTTCTGCGTTCCGGCGAGGAAAACCGGATACCCTTCATACTCTCGGTTTCCATGATAAATATAGGCAACTTCGGGGTTCCGCTTATCCATTTCACCTACGGCGCAGACGCCTCATACTATGCGATACTAACCTTCATAGCATTCAACCTTCCGCTCACCACCGTTGCTATATATCTTTCCAGCGGAGAATCGAGCAGGCTCGGTGCATTTAAGGATATGCTCAGGATCCCCCTCTTCCACGCCGCTGTACTCGCCCTTGTCGTTACAACATTCAGCATCCCCGTGCCGGCGATTGCAATGAAGGTAACCTCCTATCTCGGTCAGGCGGCTTTTCCTGTATTCATATTTATACTCGGCATGCAGGTTGCAAACATCAAGCTCAGCCGGAGCATGATAAGGCTTGTGGCGGCGGCAGTTATTATCCGCCTTGTGCTATCGCCGGTCATCGCCATACCCATTATGGATATGCTCCACTTTGAGGGTATAGAGAGGAACGTTGCCCTTATCCAGACCTCCTGCCCCTCTGCGCTCCTGCCGCTGATGTATGCCATACGCTTCAACCGCCCCACATCACTGCTGGCAGCCACCATACTAACATCAACACTGCTCGCCTCAGCCAGCCTCACGGCCGTTATCACCATCTTCGGCTAGCTTAGTCTCTTTTTCATAGCTAATCCCCCACTCATGGAGGCTGTCCAGAATCGGAATCAGCGTCATACCGAATTCCGTCAGGGAGTATTCAACCTTCGGGGGGACCTCTCTATATATCTCCCTGTGGACAAGTCCATCCTCCTCAAGCTCACGGAGCTGGGAAACGAGCATCTTCTCCGTTATGCCCCCTATGGCACGGCGAAGCTCGCCGAAACGCATAACGCCCCCTTTGCCTAAATAATACAGAATTATCGGCTTCCATTTACCGCCGATAACCATGAGCGCCAGCTGAAAATGACATTTATACACACGATTCTTATGACTCTTATTAACACAGCCCTGTTCCATATACCCACCTATACTTACATTTATGATAGTACCTGTTTTAAATGTAGGTACTGGACACGTATACACTTATATGTCATCCTTTGTAAAGCTCAGAATTAATTATGGAGGGATTATCAATGAAACTTTTTGAAGAGATTAAACTGAACAACCTGCATGTCTCCAACCGTGCGGTACGCTCGGCCACCTGCGAGGGAGCTGGTGATGAAAAAGGAAGCCCCAACGACAAGGCCGTTAAGCTCTATGAGGATCTGGCGGATGGCGGAACAGGGCTCATCATAAGCAGCTACATCTTCGTTTCCCCCGAGGGGAAGGAGCTCCCCGGACACTTCGGAATGACAGGTGACGAAGACCCGGCCAGGTACAGGAAGCTCACCGAAGCGGTGCACCTCAAGGGCTCGAAGATCATCGCCCAGCTCGTGCATACTGGCGGGCAGACATCCGGCAAGGCGACCGGAGGCAAAACCGTTGCACCCTCCGCTGTGAGCTCCCCTCAGTATCCGGCAGTACCCGAAGCATTAAGCAAGGATGACATAAAACGCATAATCGGGGATTTTGGCTCTGCGGCTAAGAGTGCAAAGGAATACGGGTTCGATGGTGTTCAGATCCACGGAGCCCACGGCTACCTTGTCTGTCAGTTCCTCTCCCCCCTTCTGAACCGGAGGGAGGATGAATACGGCGGAGGGCTTGAGAACAGAGCACGTTTCCTCATGGAGATATATGCCGAGATTCGAAAGCAGACTGGCGAGGATTTCCATGTGGGCATCAAGCTGAACGGAAGCGACAACATCGACGGCGGTTTCGAACCGGAGGAATCCGTGACTGTGGCTGAGGCTCTGCAGGAAGCGGGGATTGATCATATAGAGGTTAGTGCCGGAACACCCGGCTCCGGCAAAAAAACACCTGTTCAGTCAGACGTTAAAGCGGGGCAGAACGAAGGATTCAACCTCGAATATGCTGAGAAGGTACGTGAGCGTGTTAAGCTCCCGCTCATAAGTGTCGGCGGCTACAGAACCCTGGAGAAGATAGAAGAGGCCTTCGACAAGGGGATGGATATGGTATCCTTATCCCGCCCTCTCATCAGAGAGCCCGGGATAATAAACCGATGGAAATCAGGAGACAAAGAGCCCTCGGGCTGCATCTCCTGCAACGGATGCTTCAGGCCCCTTATAAAAGAGGGGCTTATAAGATGCACCCAGCTGGATAAATAGGAACACACCTCCTGGACTGAAAAAGGGCTCCTGTATCGGGAGCCCTTTCCTTATTCCTAAAGGTGGTAGCGAAGGCCTTCGATGCGGGAGATCATCTCGTAAAAGCTTCTCAGCTCCTCGTAGCTCCCCACCTCAACGGTTACTGTTATGCTCACATAGTTCCCCTTGCTGCTGGGGCGTTCGCTCATATCCTTAACCTTCTTCATCATGAATACGGCCTTTACGCTGTCTCTGAACTTTTTGGTGTCATCCCCCACCATCTTGTAGCTGTACTCTGCGGGGTAATCGATATTCTCTTTAAATGCGTCGCTCATACCTTCCTTACTCCAAGTCTCATTCCTTCTATACTGACCACCTCTGCGGTGTCGTCCTTCTCAAATCCATCCTTCGATTCTGCAGTCCATATCTCGCCATGGACGTATATCTTCCCCTCGCCGTTCTCCCAGCTCATAATTCGCCCCTGTTTGCCAACTATACTTTCAAGACCGGTTGCGGGCTTTCGCAGAAAGTCCTTAACGATAAGCCTGCCGAGAACAAGGGCAAGGGTGGTGAAAACAGTGAGCACGCCAACTATG from the Limisalsivibrio acetivorans genome contains:
- a CDS encoding winged helix-turn-helix transcriptional regulator, producing the protein MEQGCVNKSHKNRVYKCHFQLALMVIGGKWKPIILYYLGKGGVMRFGELRRAIGGITEKMLVSQLRELEEDGLVHREIYREVPPKVEYSLTEFGMTLIPILDSLHEWGISYEKETKLAEDGDNGREAG
- a CDS encoding HisA/HisF-related TIM barrel protein, translating into MKLFEEIKLNNLHVSNRAVRSATCEGAGDEKGSPNDKAVKLYEDLADGGTGLIISSYIFVSPEGKELPGHFGMTGDEDPARYRKLTEAVHLKGSKIIAQLVHTGGQTSGKATGGKTVAPSAVSSPQYPAVPEALSKDDIKRIIGDFGSAAKSAKEYGFDGVQIHGAHGYLVCQFLSPLLNRREDEYGGGLENRARFLMEIYAEIRKQTGEDFHVGIKLNGSDNIDGGFEPEESVTVAEALQEAGIDHIEVSAGTPGSGKKTPVQSDVKAGQNEGFNLEYAEKVRERVKLPLISVGGYRTLEKIEEAFDKGMDMVSLSRPLIREPGIINRWKSGDKEPSGCISCNGCFRPLIKEGLIRCTQLDK
- a CDS encoding HP0495 family protein, with the translated sequence MSDAFKENIDYPAEYSYKMVGDDTKKFRDSVKAVFMMKKVKDMSERPSSKGNYVSITVTVEVGSYEELRSFYEMISRIEGLRYHL
- a CDS encoding AEC family transporter produces the protein MWMGFITTIEQSIVPMFLIIACGFFYQRRKKGSIKEITDLTLLVLAPMTVFNKLVQHNIALPELGDHLLFMLLLTGAMVVIGWIGAIVLRSGEENRIPFILSVSMINIGNFGVPLIHFTYGADASYYAILTFIAFNLPLTTVAIYLSSGESSRLGAFKDMLRIPLFHAAVLALVVTTFSIPVPAIAMKVTSYLGQAAFPVFIFILGMQVANIKLSRSMIRLVAAAVIIRLVLSPVIAIPIMDMLHFEGIERNVALIQTSCPSALLPLMYAIRFNRPTSLLAATILTSTLLASASLTAVITIFG